ATGGAGAAACTGGAGATGGAGATGGAGATGGAGGATTAACGATACTATTTGCAAGATTGACAATTTGAGGGATGGTGGTGGGGTCATTACCAGCATTCAGAGCGTTTTCAACTTGGGTAACGAGCTGGTTGAACCCTGGAAGGGTTAAAAGATCCTCCAGAGGAATCGATGCGGGGTCTTCACCCCTTTCTACTCTGGCAGCAAAAAGCAGGGCTTGGGCAGTGGAGGTCGCATCGGCCACACCCAGATCAACGGTTTCCCCAGCGCTCACCGCAGGGGACACATCGAGAACTTTCACATTCCCTTTTACCACCTGAACAAGGTATGGTCCACCGGCCGGTACTTCCACCCGGTAGTTTCCGTCATCGTCAGTGACGGTGCTAGCAACGATATTCCCCGTTCTGGGGTCAATGACGTTGACCGTTGCCCCTGCCAGCGCCTGACCGATGACCTGCTTTCCCCGTGCTGCTCCCTGAGGAACCACAACTCTTCCCTGGAGAACCGCCCTCGGTTCCGGGGTTGGAGCCGGTGGAGACACCATACACCCGTTCAGCATAAGCGCCACCAGGGCCAAAACCGCCAGCACGAAAGAGCACTTTGAACGAACCATCACACATCCTCCTTTCATGATTTTTTGGGATTCCCAAATCCCGGTTCTATCACCGGGAATTTTCCCTAAATCGTGTTCCGTATTTGACATCCTGTGCCCCATGGGACTTTTTGTCCCTTCCTTCGGGGTGGATGGCAACCACAACCATGAGTTTTCCTTTCTTACCCATCTTTGTGTGGACACTAAACCTTTTCAGGATGAACCCCATGGGAAAACCCAAAAAGGGACACACCTGCCTTCACCGATGTAACCTCAGTAAAGAACCACTCTTCATACCCCGTTTCGATGGGATAAAAGACCCACCACCAAAAGAGGAAAG
This is a stretch of genomic DNA from Atribacterota bacterium. It encodes these proteins:
- a CDS encoding carboxypeptidase-like regulatory domain-containing protein, whose translation is MVRSKCSFVLAVLALVALMLNGCMVSPPAPTPEPRAVLQGRVVVPQGAARGKQVIGQALAGATVNVIDPRTGNIVASTVTDDDGNYRVEVPAGGPYLVQVVKGNVKVLDVSPAVSAGETVDLGVADATSTAQALLFAARVERGEDPASIPLEDLLTLPGFNQLVTQVENALNAGNDPTTIPQIVNLANSIVNPPSPSPSPVSPSAPTPTPTPTPTPTPTPTPTPTPTPAPFSITFGTPTINGTVVTLTVRAQNNSGSDYPNALYGIRVTIPGASGQTLTVHYGPPGGNTPLSFPLNYSNGDYVGSFGGSGFNMNAGWDVTTEFRVDLNQVGFTSGGTTTVRATVFVSLGQAPNPFTNPVAQNQTTIDIPNLNPPTS